A genomic segment from Candidatus Effluviviaceae Genus V sp. encodes:
- a CDS encoding TonB-dependent receptor — protein sequence RLSGSYTVQRAVNDGPSPVYGGNRLPHAPDHDLFLRLGRDTGPYAVFYELDHESASFRDRANLPENECPSRTLHGAGAALRFLDGTVELSCEVENLTDERVTDVEGYPLPGRSYLLSVAILRED from the coding sequence TCCGGCTGTCCGGCTCGTACACCGTGCAGCGTGCCGTCAACGACGGTCCCTCGCCGGTCTACGGCGGCAATCGACTCCCGCACGCGCCGGACCATGACCTCTTCCTCAGGCTCGGCCGGGACACCGGACCCTACGCCGTATTCTACGAGCTCGACCACGAGAGCGCGTCGTTCCGCGACCGGGCTAATCTCCCGGAGAACGAGTGTCCGTCCCGGACGCTCCACGGAGCGGGAGCGGCGCTCAGGTTCCTCGACGGGACGGTCGAACTGTCCTGCGAGGTGGAGAACCTGACCGACGAGCGCGTGACCGACGTCGAGGGATATCCGCTGCCCGGACGCTCGTATCTGCTGTCCGTTGCCATCTTGAGAGAGGACTGA